From the Balearica regulorum gibbericeps isolate bBalReg1 chromosome 4, bBalReg1.pri, whole genome shotgun sequence genome, one window contains:
- the COMMD8 gene encoding COMM domain-containing protein 8 isoform X1, with the protein MLRLLEKLPPGRALEFLHKIVDGICGRAYPRYQDYGSIWSLSEWMEILEETMIHFKTVVGKNISDEEAAQRISELNANYQEAITKCLKGRKEEIRNALVERVNAISSAQLQDFDWQLKLALSSDKLSMLQMPLVNLDLDVRENGEIKPISIEMNKEELQNLINALEAANKVAFTDTILCS; encoded by the exons ATGCTGCGGCTGCTGGAGAAGCTCCCGCCGGGACGGGCCCTCGAG TTCCTTCATAAAATAGTTGATGGCATATGTGGCCGTGCATATCCTCGATACCAGGATTATGGCAGTATTTGGAGCTTGTCGGAGTGGATGGAGATTTTAGAAGAAACAATGATTCATTTCAAAACTGTGGTTGGCAAAAACATATCTGATGAAGAG gctGCTCAGCGGATAAGTGAGTTAAATGCAAACTATCAAGAAGCAATCACAAAATGtctaaaaggcagaaaagaagaaattaggaATGCACTAGTGGAAAGAGTAAATGCAATCTCTTCTGCCCAGCTGCAGGATTTTGACTGGCAGTTAAAG CTTGCTCTCTCCAGTGATAAGCTCTCCATGCTGCAAATGCCACTTGTTAATCTCGATTTGGATGTGAGAGAAAATGGTGAAATTAAACCAATTTCTATAGAGATGAATAAGGAAGAGTTGCAGAACCTAATAAATGCATTGGAAGCCGCTAATAAGGTAGCTTTTACTGATACCATTCTTTGTTCCTGA
- the COMMD8 gene encoding COMM domain-containing protein 8 isoform X2, whose translation MLRLLEKLPPGRALEFLHKIVDGICGRAYPRYQDYGSIWSLSEWMEILEETMIHFKTVVGKNISDEEAAQRISELNANYQEAITKCLKGRKEEIRNALVERVNAISSAQLQDFDWQLKLALSSDKLSMLQMPLVNLDLDVRENGEIKPISIEMNKEELQNLINALEAANKVVLQLK comes from the exons ATGCTGCGGCTGCTGGAGAAGCTCCCGCCGGGACGGGCCCTCGAG TTCCTTCATAAAATAGTTGATGGCATATGTGGCCGTGCATATCCTCGATACCAGGATTATGGCAGTATTTGGAGCTTGTCGGAGTGGATGGAGATTTTAGAAGAAACAATGATTCATTTCAAAACTGTGGTTGGCAAAAACATATCTGATGAAGAG gctGCTCAGCGGATAAGTGAGTTAAATGCAAACTATCAAGAAGCAATCACAAAATGtctaaaaggcagaaaagaagaaattaggaATGCACTAGTGGAAAGAGTAAATGCAATCTCTTCTGCCCAGCTGCAGGATTTTGACTGGCAGTTAAAG CTTGCTCTCTCCAGTGATAAGCTCTCCATGCTGCAAATGCCACTTGTTAATCTCGATTTGGATGTGAGAGAAAATGGTGAAATTAAACCAATTTCTATAGAGATGAATAAGGAAGAGTTGCAGAACCTAATAAATGCATTGGAAGCCGCTAATAAG GTTGTCTTGCAACTGAAATGA